Proteins encoded in a region of the Roseateles sp. SL47 genome:
- the chrA gene encoding chromate efflux transporter yields MTASRPASSPRVSGSVWEVFVAFLVLGLTSFGGPMAHMGYFRTEFVQGRQWLSDEEFSDLVALCQCLPGPSSSQVGIGLGLGRAGWGGALAAWVGFTAPSAVLLTLVALGIQHWVSAPVIGALHGLKVLAVAIVAQAVWGMARSLCPDWPRALLACGAAAIALSLPAALGQLGAIAVGACVGVWWLPGAAASPPPAAGTRSPVSRRAGLLALLIFVALLVTLFLMAQGTDSRLWGALWVCYRASSLVFGGGHVVLPMLEVGFVQPGWLSAEQFLSGYGAAQAVPGPLFTFAAYLGATSSLPGLPSPWLGAGLLLLAIFTPAFLTVIAALPFWHALRERLAVRRALAGVNAAVVGMLGAALITSIGTSALGSIGDLVLAVIAWVLLLRWRCPPVALVVLAAMGGAVLGGAP; encoded by the coding sequence GTCGCTTTTCTGGTCCTCGGACTAACGTCCTTCGGCGGGCCAATGGCTCATATGGGCTACTTCCGCACGGAGTTCGTGCAAGGACGGCAGTGGCTGAGCGATGAGGAATTTTCCGACTTGGTTGCCCTCTGCCAGTGCCTGCCGGGGCCGTCCAGCAGCCAGGTGGGCATCGGCCTGGGGTTGGGCCGCGCTGGTTGGGGCGGAGCCCTGGCCGCCTGGGTGGGGTTCACCGCGCCATCGGCCGTGTTGCTCACGCTGGTGGCGCTGGGCATCCAGCACTGGGTATCGGCACCCGTCATCGGCGCACTTCACGGCCTGAAGGTGCTGGCCGTGGCCATCGTGGCGCAGGCGGTCTGGGGCATGGCCCGCAGCTTGTGCCCGGACTGGCCTCGAGCATTGCTGGCCTGCGGTGCGGCCGCCATCGCACTCAGCCTGCCGGCGGCCCTCGGGCAACTTGGGGCCATTGCAGTGGGAGCGTGTGTGGGGGTGTGGTGGCTGCCTGGCGCCGCAGCGAGCCCTCCTCCGGCGGCTGGAACGCGCTCCCCGGTCAGCCGACGCGCCGGTCTGCTGGCACTGCTGATCTTTGTCGCGCTTCTGGTGACGCTGTTCCTCATGGCTCAGGGCACAGATTCGCGCCTATGGGGTGCCCTCTGGGTCTGCTACCGCGCCAGCTCGTTGGTCTTTGGCGGCGGACATGTGGTGCTGCCGATGCTGGAGGTGGGCTTCGTCCAGCCCGGCTGGCTGAGTGCTGAGCAGTTCCTGTCCGGCTACGGTGCGGCACAGGCCGTCCCGGGCCCCCTCTTCACATTCGCCGCCTACCTTGGCGCAACCTCGTCCCTTCCTGGACTTCCCAGTCCTTGGCTCGGTGCCGGTCTCCTCTTGCTGGCCATCTTCACCCCGGCCTTCCTGACCGTCATCGCCGCCCTGCCGTTCTGGCATGCACTGCGCGAACGCCTGGCCGTACGCCGGGCGCTGGCGGGAGTCAATGCCGCAGTCGTCGGGATGCTGGGCGCCGCATTGATCACGTCCATCGGAACCAGCGCGCTTGGGTCCATCGGCGATCTGGTCCTGGCGGTCATCGCCTGGGTGCTGCTGCTCCGCTGGCGTTGTCCACCTGTTGCGCTGGTGGTGCTGGCGGCGATGGGCGGGGCTGTATTGGGCGGAGCACCGTAG
- a CDS encoding Nramp family divalent metal transporter encodes MFRLPTTATAPFCPSEVHGSIPMPTTGPVWRRLLKVAGPGLLVSVGYMDPGNWATDIEAGSRFGHALLWVVLASSLAAMVLQTLSLRLGIVTQRDLAQACRARYRAPVNLSLWFMAELAIIACDVAEVLGTALALHLLFGVSLMSGVAISALDTLIVLGLKGRGFRQVEAIILGLVMTIGVCYAVQLVLVGPDWAAVAQGFIPNGLAVHDRQALFLAIGILGATVMPHNLYLHSSIVQTRRIERTPEALSDGLRLCTFDTLVSLSLALLINAAILTLAATAFHAHGHTDVTEIQDAYHLLDPLVGSSLASLLFGVALLAAGQSSTFTGTIAGQVLMEGFLQLKIPCWQRRLATRAIALVPAFLGVWWLGDAGVGRLLVASQVVLSLQLPFAMWPLIRMTSDPALMGRFANGVWLRGIAWLIFAAVSVANVALLASLAGWA; translated from the coding sequence ATGTTCCGTCTTCCCACCACGGCCACCGCGCCGTTCTGCCCTTCCGAGGTCCACGGCTCCATCCCGATGCCCACCACCGGCCCCGTGTGGCGCCGCCTGCTCAAGGTGGCCGGGCCGGGTCTGCTGGTGTCAGTGGGCTATATGGATCCCGGCAACTGGGCCACCGATATCGAAGCCGGGTCGCGTTTTGGCCATGCGCTCTTGTGGGTAGTTTTGGCTTCCAGCCTGGCGGCGATGGTGCTGCAGACCCTGTCGCTGCGACTGGGTATCGTCACCCAGAGGGACCTGGCGCAGGCCTGCCGCGCCCGCTACCGCGCCCCGGTCAACCTGAGCCTGTGGTTCATGGCGGAGCTGGCCATCATTGCCTGCGACGTGGCGGAAGTGCTGGGCACCGCGCTGGCGCTGCATCTGCTCTTTGGCGTCTCCCTCATGAGTGGCGTCGCCATCTCGGCTCTGGACACCTTGATCGTTCTGGGGCTCAAGGGGCGGGGGTTCCGGCAGGTGGAGGCCATCATCCTCGGCCTGGTGATGACGATTGGCGTCTGTTATGCGGTGCAGCTGGTGCTGGTGGGGCCGGACTGGGCGGCCGTGGCGCAGGGGTTCATTCCCAACGGGCTGGCGGTGCATGACCGCCAGGCCCTGTTTCTGGCGATTGGCATCCTCGGCGCCACGGTGATGCCGCACAACCTCTATCTGCATTCCTCCATCGTGCAGACCCGGCGCATCGAGCGGACGCCCGAGGCCCTGAGTGATGGGCTGCGCTTATGCACCTTTGACACGCTGGTGTCGCTGTCGCTGGCCCTGCTGATCAATGCCGCCATCCTGACCCTGGCGGCCACCGCCTTCCATGCCCACGGGCACACCGATGTCACGGAAATCCAGGATGCCTATCACCTGCTGGATCCGCTGGTGGGGAGCTCGCTGGCCTCGCTGCTGTTTGGCGTGGCGCTGCTGGCGGCCGGGCAGAGTTCCACCTTCACCGGCACGATTGCCGGGCAGGTGCTGATGGAGGGCTTCCTCCAGCTGAAGATTCCCTGCTGGCAGCGGCGCCTGGCGACTCGCGCGATTGCCCTGGTGCCGGCCTTTCTGGGGGTGTGGTGGTTGGGGGATGCAGGGGTGGGGCGGCTGCTGGTGGCCAGCCAGGTGGTGTTGAGCCTGCAGCTGCCGTTTGCGATGTGGCCGTTGATCCGCATGACCAGCGATCCGGCCCTGATGGGGCGGTTTGCCAACGGTGTGTGGTTGCGGGGGATCGCCTGGTTGATCTTCGCAGCGGTCAGCGTGGCGAATGTGGCGTTGCTGGCGTCGCTGGCGGGATGGGCTTGA
- a CDS encoding sigma-54-dependent Fis family transcriptional regulator, with amino-acid sequence MSKISTAAVAPSRLRAARRELLETGELRLTLPDPGLGRSWLRSHAAGLSPVGRPPGAPHASSAQLRRALERQHELVAHARPVMQDLFAQTRDSDGMVILSDGQGLLLQALGDGRFVDRAQRVALRPGAIWDERWRGTNAIGTALVERRPVAVMGSEHYLERNGFLSCTAAPIRDPQGRVLGVLDISGDQRGFHRHTLALVRMAARSVEHRLFDTRHADSLRLQLHPQREGLGTAGEGLLAVSEDGWIIGGNETALGWLGAEAVRSLRLESVLPMDWQSVLAWACGEDSPPQPLRRDGEPSVLWMKVAVPPAWQRRGVALREAVGEADRGGSARTVSARERGAVEVPAMTARDRSGDAAAQGCAGVGADHTGTGDRSGDGIRAGTEAITGTGTQMGTRLTHPAMAAPAANQTATPATAVAPALPVASPSDVRPAPLAALDLGDPAVHQVLRRLHKVLDKPIALLLQGESGVGKDVLARAVHDSGSRRMAPYVAVNCAALPEGLMEAELFGYRAGAFTGAAREGAPGRLRQAHGGTLFLDEIGDMPLTMQARLLRVLQDRQVQPLGGGATVTVDVQLICASHRPLRQLVEAGHFREDLYYRINGLAVTLPPLRARSDLAPLIERLLDGLSPERRLTVSPALMAEFARYAWPGNIRQLEQALRVAVAMLEATEPVIQTEHLPEDLQAALADSCEAESGLAWARGHRAAGKVARSEQPDDRPSPEGAALRKHAQHHARQVLVDCGGNVSEAARRLGIGRNTLYRMLR; translated from the coding sequence ATGTCCAAGATTTCGACCGCTGCAGTGGCGCCGAGCCGGCTGCGGGCCGCCCGTCGGGAGCTGCTGGAAACCGGCGAGCTGCGCCTGACGCTGCCCGACCCCGGCCTGGGCCGCAGCTGGCTGCGCAGCCATGCGGCCGGGCTGAGCCCGGTAGGCCGGCCCCCGGGGGCGCCGCATGCGTCATCGGCGCAGCTGAGGCGGGCGCTGGAACGGCAGCATGAGCTGGTGGCGCATGCCCGGCCCGTCATGCAGGACCTGTTTGCGCAGACCCGCGACAGCGACGGCATGGTGATCCTGTCCGACGGGCAAGGGCTGTTGCTGCAGGCGCTGGGCGATGGTCGGTTTGTGGATCGGGCGCAGCGGGTGGCGTTGCGGCCCGGCGCCATCTGGGACGAGCGCTGGCGGGGCACCAATGCCATCGGCACCGCGCTGGTGGAGCGGCGGCCGGTGGCGGTGATGGGCAGCGAACACTATCTGGAGCGCAACGGCTTTCTCAGCTGCACCGCCGCACCGATCCGCGACCCGCAGGGGCGGGTGCTGGGGGTGCTGGACATCTCCGGGGATCAACGCGGCTTCCATCGGCATACGCTGGCGCTGGTGAGGATGGCTGCCCGGTCGGTGGAGCATCGGCTTTTTGACACTCGGCACGCCGACAGCCTGCGTTTGCAGCTGCATCCGCAGCGGGAGGGCTTGGGGACGGCGGGGGAGGGCCTGCTGGCGGTCAGCGAAGACGGATGGATCATCGGCGGCAATGAAACCGCGCTGGGATGGCTGGGGGCGGAGGCGGTGCGCTCCCTGCGGCTGGAATCGGTGTTGCCGATGGACTGGCAGAGCGTCCTGGCGTGGGCCTGCGGAGAAGACTCGCCGCCGCAGCCGCTGCGCAGGGATGGTGAGCCCTCGGTTTTGTGGATGAAGGTGGCGGTGCCACCCGCGTGGCAACGCAGAGGGGTGGCGCTGCGGGAGGCGGTGGGGGAGGCGGACCGGGGTGGGAGTGCGCGGACGGTGTCGGCCCGGGAGCGCGGTGCCGTGGAGGTGCCGGCAATGACGGCGCGAGATCGCTCTGGCGACGCCGCTGCTCAGGGCTGTGCCGGCGTTGGCGCTGATCACACCGGCACAGGCGATCGATCGGGTGACGGCATCCGCGCTGGCACTGAGGCTATCACTGGGACTGGTACCCAAATGGGGACAAGGCTTACCCATCCCGCCATGGCGGCCCCCGCCGCCAATCAGACAGCCACGCCTGCCACGGCTGTTGCCCCTGCGCTCCCGGTCGCGAGCCCGTCGGACGTACGACCCGCTCCCCTGGCTGCGCTCGATCTGGGAGACCCCGCCGTCCATCAGGTGCTCCGCCGCCTGCACAAGGTGCTGGACAAACCGATCGCGCTGCTGCTGCAAGGGGAGTCCGGTGTCGGCAAGGACGTGCTGGCCCGCGCGGTGCATGACAGCGGCTCCCGCCGCATGGCCCCCTACGTGGCCGTGAATTGCGCTGCGCTGCCCGAGGGGCTGATGGAAGCCGAGCTGTTTGGCTACCGCGCCGGTGCATTCACCGGGGCGGCGCGTGAAGGCGCTCCGGGGCGCTTGCGCCAGGCCCATGGCGGTACCTTGTTCCTGGACGAGATCGGCGACATGCCCCTCACCATGCAGGCCCGCTTGCTCCGGGTGCTGCAGGACCGGCAGGTGCAGCCGCTGGGCGGTGGCGCCACGGTCACGGTGGATGTCCAGTTGATCTGTGCCAGCCATCGCCCGCTGCGCCAACTGGTGGAGGCAGGGCATTTCCGTGAAGATCTCTACTACCGCATCAACGGACTGGCGGTGACGCTGCCCCCGCTGCGCGCCCGCTCGGATCTGGCGCCGCTGATCGAGCGCTTGCTGGACGGCTTGTCGCCGGAGCGGCGCTTGACGGTGTCGCCCGCGTTGATGGCGGAGTTTGCGCGTTATGCCTGGCCCGGCAACATTCGTCAGCTGGAGCAGGCGCTGCGGGTGGCGGTGGCCATGCTGGAGGCGACGGAGCCGGTCATCCAGACCGAGCATCTGCCCGAAGATCTTCAGGCAGCACTGGCAGACAGCTGCGAAGCGGAATCCGGTCTTGCATGGGCCCGTGGCCATCGAGCCGCAGGGAAGGTGGCCCGGTCGGAACAGCCGGACGATCGTCCTTCTCCCGAAGGGGCCGCACTGCGCAAGCACGCGCAGCACCATGCCCGGCAGGTGCTGGTCGATTGCGGCGGCAATGTGTCGGAAGCGGCGCGGCGTTTGGGCATTGGCCGCAATACCTTGTACCGGATGCTGCGCTGA
- the adh gene encoding aldehyde dehydrogenase has translation MIYAQPQQAGAPVQFKKRYDNFIGGRWVAPVEGQYFDVITPITGKVYTQAPRSGAADIELALDAAHAAAAKWGATPAAERANVLLRIADRIEQNLETLAYAETVDNGKPMRETLNADVPLAVDHFRYFAGCLRAQEGALSEIDAHTVAYHFHEPLGVVGQIIPWNFPLLMAAWKLAPALGAGNCVVLKPAESTPVSILLMAELIADLLPPGVLNIVNGYGKEAGMPLAQSKRIAKVAFTGSTATGRVIAQAAATNLIPATLELGGKSPNIFFPDIAAQDDDLFDKAIEGLVLFAFNQGEVCTCPSRALIHESIYDQFIARAIDRVKAIRQGNPLDTETMMGAQASSMQLDKILSYLEIGKQEGAQCLIGGGRADLGGELAGGYYIQPTLFKGNNQMRIFREEIFGPVLAVTTFKTEEEALAIANDTPYGLGAGVWSRDINTAFRMGRAIQAGRVWTNCYHAYPAHATFGGYKESGIGRETHKMMLDHYQQTKNLLVSYSPKKLGFF, from the coding sequence ATGATCTATGCCCAGCCCCAGCAGGCCGGTGCCCCGGTGCAGTTCAAGAAGCGTTACGACAATTTCATCGGCGGCCGCTGGGTGGCCCCGGTGGAGGGCCAATATTTCGATGTGATCACGCCCATCACCGGCAAGGTCTACACGCAGGCGCCACGCTCCGGTGCCGCCGACATCGAACTGGCCCTGGATGCCGCCCATGCGGCAGCCGCCAAGTGGGGCGCCACACCGGCGGCCGAGCGCGCCAATGTGCTGCTGCGCATTGCCGACCGGATCGAGCAGAACCTGGAAACCCTGGCCTATGCCGAGACGGTGGACAACGGCAAGCCGATGCGCGAGACGCTCAATGCGGACGTGCCGCTGGCCGTGGACCACTTCCGTTATTTCGCCGGCTGCCTGCGGGCGCAGGAAGGCGCCCTCAGCGAGATCGACGCCCATACCGTGGCCTATCACTTCCACGAGCCGCTGGGCGTGGTGGGGCAGATCATTCCCTGGAATTTCCCGCTGCTGATGGCCGCCTGGAAGCTGGCCCCGGCCCTGGGCGCCGGCAACTGTGTGGTGCTCAAGCCGGCGGAGTCCACCCCGGTGAGCATCCTGCTGATGGCCGAGCTGATTGCCGATCTGCTGCCCCCAGGCGTCCTGAACATCGTCAACGGCTATGGCAAGGAAGCGGGCATGCCGCTGGCGCAGAGCAAGCGCATTGCCAAGGTGGCCTTCACCGGTTCCACCGCCACCGGCCGAGTCATTGCGCAGGCGGCTGCCACCAACCTGATCCCGGCCACACTGGAGCTGGGGGGCAAGAGCCCCAACATTTTCTTCCCGGACATCGCCGCGCAGGACGACGACCTGTTCGACAAGGCCATCGAAGGCCTGGTGCTATTTGCCTTTAACCAGGGGGAGGTCTGCACCTGCCCGTCGCGGGCGCTGATTCATGAGTCCATCTACGACCAGTTCATTGCACGTGCCATCGATCGCGTGAAGGCCATCCGGCAGGGTAATCCGCTGGACACCGAAACGATGATGGGGGCGCAGGCTTCCTCCATGCAGCTGGACAAGATCCTGTCGTATCTGGAGATTGGCAAGCAGGAAGGCGCGCAATGCCTGATTGGCGGGGGCCGCGCCGATCTGGGGGGTGAGCTCGCGGGCGGTTATTACATCCAGCCGACGCTGTTCAAGGGCAACAACCAGATGCGGATCTTCCGCGAGGAGATCTTTGGACCGGTGCTGGCCGTCACCACCTTCAAGACGGAAGAAGAAGCGCTGGCGATTGCCAACGACACGCCCTATGGGCTGGGCGCCGGGGTGTGGTCGCGGGACATCAACACCGCGTTCCGCATGGGCAGGGCCATCCAGGCCGGGCGTGTGTGGACCAACTGCTATCACGCCTATCCGGCCCACGCCACCTTCGGCGGCTACAAGGAGTCCGGCATTGGTCGCGAGACCCACAAGATGATGCTGGACCACTATCAGCAGACCAAGAACCTGCTGGTGAGCTACTCACCAAAGAAGCTCGGCTTCTTCTGA
- a CDS encoding PAS domain-containing methyl-accepting chemotaxis protein, protein MRQNLPVTQQAYEIPADSTLMSTTDTQSHIRYANEAFIEASGFSAEELAGQPHNMIRHPDMPPEAFRDMWHTLQSGQSWTGLVKNRRKNGDHYWVRANAAPILRQGRPIAFMSVRTKPSAEEVAGAEALYRDMREGKAKGVRFHQGVVLRSGWGAATNWLKTMPVRWRLRLPLLALLIVAVVAQLASATSLMSSLGWTAALVLIGLVTLFFLEHQIIGPLQTLAEHARRVAGGDARDGVDLNRVDEIGMALRAVNQLGLMFRWVIDDIADQVVTVKSSSGHLVTGNNEISARTEQAAASLEETAASMEQMSATVKSNADAAKQAEELAVQATAAAAQGGDVVRQVNTTMEGITASSKRIGDIIGVIDGIAFQTNILALNAAVEAARAGEQGRGFAVVAGEVRSLAQRSAEAAREIKTLISDSVERVEAGGRQVHEASRAMAGIVEQIQSVSGLIANIGHATREQASGIAQVSAAVSDLDKNTQQNAALVQQSAGASDSLEKQATQLVQAVSVFRLG, encoded by the coding sequence ATGCGACAAAACCTGCCGGTGACTCAACAGGCCTATGAAATCCCGGCCGATTCCACGTTGATGTCCACCACGGACACCCAGAGCCACATCCGCTATGCCAACGAAGCCTTCATCGAGGCCAGCGGTTTCAGCGCGGAAGAACTGGCCGGGCAGCCCCACAACATGATCCGTCACCCGGACATGCCGCCGGAAGCCTTCCGAGACATGTGGCACACCTTGCAGTCCGGACAGTCCTGGACCGGGCTGGTGAAGAACCGGCGCAAGAATGGCGACCATTACTGGGTGCGCGCCAATGCCGCGCCGATTCTTCGGCAGGGCCGGCCCATTGCATTCATGTCGGTACGGACCAAGCCCAGTGCCGAAGAGGTGGCCGGCGCTGAAGCCCTGTACCGGGACATGCGCGAAGGCAAGGCCAAAGGTGTGCGCTTTCACCAGGGCGTGGTGCTGCGCAGCGGCTGGGGTGCCGCCACGAACTGGCTCAAGACCATGCCGGTGCGCTGGCGTCTGCGCCTGCCGCTGCTGGCACTGCTGATCGTGGCGGTGGTGGCGCAACTGGCCAGTGCCACCAGCCTGATGTCGTCCTTGGGTTGGACAGCCGCGCTGGTGCTGATCGGGCTGGTGACCCTGTTTTTCCTGGAGCACCAGATCATTGGCCCCCTCCAGACCCTGGCCGAGCATGCGCGTCGTGTGGCCGGTGGCGACGCGCGTGACGGCGTGGATCTGAATCGCGTGGATGAGATCGGCATGGCGCTGCGTGCCGTCAATCAGCTGGGGCTGATGTTCCGCTGGGTGATTGACGACATCGCGGACCAGGTGGTGACGGTGAAATCGTCCAGCGGCCATCTGGTCACCGGCAACAACGAGATCAGCGCGCGCACCGAGCAGGCCGCCGCCAGCCTGGAGGAAACCGCTGCGTCCATGGAGCAGATGAGCGCCACGGTGAAGAGCAACGCCGACGCGGCCAAGCAAGCCGAGGAACTGGCCGTGCAGGCCACGGCGGCAGCGGCCCAGGGCGGTGACGTGGTGCGTCAGGTCAACACGACCATGGAAGGCATCACCGCCTCCAGCAAGCGCATCGGCGACATCATTGGCGTGATTGACGGCATTGCCTTCCAGACCAACATCCTGGCGCTGAATGCCGCAGTGGAAGCCGCCCGAGCGGGCGAGCAGGGGCGCGGCTTTGCCGTGGTGGCCGGTGAAGTGCGCAGCCTCGCTCAGCGCAGTGCCGAGGCGGCAAGGGAGATCAAGACATTGATCAGCGACAGCGTGGAGCGTGTGGAAGCCGGGGGCCGGCAGGTGCATGAGGCCAGCCGGGCGATGGCCGGCATCGTGGAACAGATCCAGAGCGTGAGCGGCTTGATCGCCAACATCGGTCATGCCACGCGTGAGCAGGCCTCAGGCATTGCGCAGGTGAGTGCGGCCGTGAGTGACCTGGACAAGAATACCCAGCAGAACGCCGCCCTGGTGCAGCAGTCGGCTGGCGCCAGCGACAGCCTGGAGAAACAGGCGACGCAACTGGTGCAGGCGGTGTCGGTATTCCGGCTGGGCTGA
- a CDS encoding carbohydrate kinase, whose translation MNHSKDQLLALVEANPFISQQALGEALGLSRSAVAGHLAQLVKEGRILGRAYVLPSRQPLVCIGGTNLDRKLRSDEPLRMGSSNPARQMESAGGVARNLAENLARLGLPVHLLTVVGRDAAGQALLAELQALGVDCTGCVQATDVPTGSYTAVLDAQGDLLLAMADMALTDRLDPDFIRRCAPQRAAARWVVADLNLPAASLELLQQEALLRKQSLVVVAVSAPKMRRLGPLLEGIELLVLNRAELAALLDHPLDTDASLQEAWLALRERGLQRLVVSDGAHGLRFSDGNTLLSLPAPKVPRSRLREVTGAGDALTAGIVAGLHRQADDLRAACKLGLSLAALTLQTDATVSRDLSPALLA comes from the coding sequence ATGAATCATTCCAAGGACCAGTTGCTCGCCCTGGTCGAAGCCAACCCGTTCATCAGTCAGCAGGCCTTGGGCGAAGCCCTGGGCTTGTCCCGTTCTGCTGTCGCCGGGCACTTGGCCCAACTGGTCAAGGAGGGGCGCATCCTCGGCCGCGCCTATGTGCTGCCCAGCCGGCAGCCGCTGGTCTGCATTGGTGGCACCAACCTGGACCGCAAACTGCGGTCCGATGAACCGCTGCGCATGGGCAGCTCCAATCCGGCCCGCCAAATGGAATCGGCGGGTGGGGTGGCGCGCAACCTGGCGGAGAACCTCGCGCGGCTGGGCCTGCCGGTGCATCTGCTCACCGTCGTCGGACGCGATGCCGCCGGCCAGGCCTTGCTGGCCGAGCTGCAAGCCCTCGGTGTGGACTGCACCGGCTGCGTGCAGGCCACGGATGTCCCCACAGGCAGCTACACGGCGGTGCTGGATGCCCAGGGTGACCTGTTGCTCGCCATGGCGGACATGGCCCTGACCGATCGGCTGGATCCGGACTTCATCCGCCGCTGCGCGCCGCAACGCGCCGCCGCCCGCTGGGTGGTGGCCGACCTCAATCTGCCCGCCGCCTCGCTGGAGCTGCTGCAGCAGGAGGCCCTGCTGCGCAAGCAAAGCCTCGTGGTGGTGGCCGTGTCGGCGCCGAAGATGCGGCGACTCGGCCCCTTGCTGGAAGGCATTGAGCTGCTGGTGCTGAACCGCGCAGAGCTCGCTGCCCTGCTGGATCACCCCCTCGACACCGATGCCTCGCTGCAGGAGGCCTGGCTGGCGCTGCGTGAACGCGGCCTGCAGCGTTTGGTGGTGAGCGACGGTGCGCATGGCCTGCGGTTCAGCGACGGCAACACGCTGCTGTCATTGCCCGCGCCCAAAGTGCCTCGCAGCCGCCTGCGTGAAGTCACCGGCGCGGGCGACGCCCTGACCGCCGGCATCGTGGCGGGTCTGCATCGGCAGGCGGACGACCTGCGCGCCGCTTGCAAGCTGGGCTTGTCGCTCGCTGCGCTCACGCTGCAGACTGACGCCACCGTCAGCCGGGATCTCAGCCCGGCGTTGCTGGCCTAG
- a CDS encoding pseudouridine-5'-phosphate glycosidase, with protein sequence MTAHAPSLPAGAQPLLAFSPEVAAARDAGRPLVALESTIISHGMPYPQNVQTAREVEAIVREHGAVPATIAVLDGRIRVGLDQAQLELLGRSPDAMKLSRRDLPFAISTGRIGATTVAATMICAHLAGIEVFVTGGIGGVHRGAETSFDISADLQELARTPVAVVCAGAKSILDLALTLEYLETHGVPVLSVGQENFAAFYTRDSGLKADFRMDAALQQAAFLRTKWALGLGGGAVISNPVPVQDEMPAAVIQGFIDQALSEAAAAGISGKAVTPYLLARIKDLSGGASLATNIALVKHNAKVGTALAVALKANNASA encoded by the coding sequence ATGACTGCCCACGCTCCCTCCCTGCCTGCCGGCGCTCAGCCCCTGCTGGCCTTCTCACCGGAAGTCGCCGCCGCGCGGGATGCGGGTCGGCCCCTCGTGGCGCTGGAGTCCACCATCATTTCCCACGGCATGCCGTATCCGCAGAATGTGCAGACGGCGCGTGAAGTCGAAGCCATCGTCCGCGAACACGGCGCGGTGCCAGCCACCATCGCCGTCCTCGACGGCCGCATCCGTGTCGGGCTGGATCAGGCGCAGCTGGAGCTGCTGGGGCGCTCCCCCGACGCCATGAAGCTCAGCCGCCGCGACCTGCCGTTTGCCATCAGCACCGGCCGCATCGGCGCCACCACCGTGGCCGCCACCATGATCTGCGCCCACCTCGCCGGCATCGAGGTGTTTGTCACCGGCGGCATCGGCGGTGTGCACCGCGGCGCCGAAACCTCCTTCGACATCTCGGCCGACCTGCAGGAACTCGCGCGCACGCCGGTGGCCGTGGTGTGTGCGGGCGCCAAGAGCATCCTGGACCTCGCCCTCACCCTGGAATATCTGGAGACCCACGGCGTTCCGGTGCTCTCCGTCGGGCAGGAGAACTTCGCGGCGTTCTACACGCGCGACAGCGGGCTGAAGGCCGACTTCCGCATGGATGCCGCCCTGCAACAAGCGGCGTTCCTGCGGACGAAGTGGGCGCTGGGGCTGGGCGGCGGAGCGGTCATCAGCAATCCGGTGCCGGTGCAGGACGAAATGCCGGCCGCCGTGATTCAGGGCTTCATTGACCAGGCCTTGTCCGAAGCCGCCGCTGCCGGCATCAGCGGCAAGGCCGTGACCCCCTATCTGCTGGCTCGCATCAAGGACTTGAGCGGCGGCGCCAGCCTCGCCACCAACATCGCGCTGGTCAAGCACAACGCCAAGGTGGGCACGGCGCTGGCAGTGGCATTAAAGGCGAACAACGCCTCTGCATGA